The genomic region TTGTAGTGAGCTTTGAGGGAGATAATGCACCTGCAGGGCCTCAGATCTATGACCTCGTTTTAGTCGCAGTAGGGCGTACGCCAAATGGTAAAAAGATTGATGCTGCCCTTGCTGGGGTTGTAGTAGATGAGCGTGGTTTTATTTCTGTTGATAATCAAATGCGCACAAATGTTAATCATATTTTTGCAATTGGCGATATTGTGGGTCAGCCGATGCTGGCGCACAAGGCTGTTCATGAAGGTCATGTAGCAGCAGAAGTTGCTGCAGGTGAGAAGTCTTATTTTGATGCTAAGCAGATACCTTCTGTAGCTTATACCGATCCTGAAGTAGCCTGGGCTGGCCTCACAGAAGAGCAATGTAAGGCACAGGGTATTGCTTATGAGAAGGGCTTATTTCCTTGGGCGGCGAGTGGCAGGGCGATCGCCAATGGACGAGACGAAGGATTTACTAAGTTAATTTTTGATGCCAGTAGCAAACGTATTATTGGCGGCGGTATTGTTGGCACCCATGCCGGTGATTTAATTGGTGAAGTCTGCTTAGCCATTGAGATGGGAGCTGATGCTGTTGATATTGCTAAGACCATTCATCCACATCCCACATTAGGTGAGTCAGTAGGCATTGCTGCTGAGGCTGCACTGGGCCATTGCACTGATCTTCCTCCAGTGAAAAAGAAAGCACATTAACTTCTCATAATATTTTCTGCTTATAAATGTAAAAAAGCGCCTTAATAGGCGCTTTTTTACTCAGGTGCATCTCTTAGTTGCACAAGATAAATACCTATTTTTTGCTACCGGCTTTATTAGAAGTTTTATTAGCTGTTTGAGCTGCCTTCATCAGAGCATCAGTTGTACTGCTTAAATTGGTTTGTGCTATTTCCACAGCATGCTTGACTGCTTTTTGACTTTGCTCATACACGGTGCTCGCCGAAGCAATGGCTTGTTTCATAGCAATTACAGCAGCATCAGAACCTGGGGGCACATTTTTTGTCCAGTCTTCAACCAAGGCATTGATTTTATGTTGGCCTGCTTGCATTTCTTTTTCAGCAGTTTCAGTAAAGCTCGCTTGCGTTTCATGAGCCAAGTCATATAAATGACGACTATAGGCCATAATTTTTTCTGCAATAGGCTGCACTGCTTGTGCTTGATGCGCAAGCAGTTGCTGTATATCTTTTACCTCAAGTGCTTTTTTGGCATTACTCATACTGGCACTTAAACTTTGTTTTGCAATATGTGTGTTGAGTGCAATTAATTTTTCAATACTTTGTAAGGCTTGGTTGGTTAAGCCACTTAAGGTTTCTAAATTTGCTTTTTGTGCGGCTGCAATCTGTTCGGGGGTCAAATTCATATGCATTCCTTTTTTGAGTGCTTGATCCATTCTGCGCCCTTATTGAGTTTTTTTGGACTTTCTTTCTATACCCATGTTGCATGAATGAGAATTTATGCTGCCTTGCAATGTAAAGTATCCGTATCTTTGATTTATTCCGATTACAGCTTAAAAGGGCCTAAAATTGAAAGCTTAACTAAAAATCCACTATTTTCAATAAGTAACTTATGCGTTTAAAGCTGGATCACCTGATAGCCCCTTTATTTGTCCTGATTTGGAGCTCGGGTTTTGTTATCGCAAGGTTGGCAATGCCTTATGTGGAGCCAGCCACCTTTCTATTTTGGCGTTTTATAGGCGTGTTGCTGGTGATGGCTTGCCTGAGCCTGATCTGGACAATGACCTGGCCAAGCTGGTCACAAACAAAG from Polynucleobacter antarcticus harbors:
- a CDS encoding phasin family protein, with protein sequence MNLTPEQIAAAQKANLETLSGLTNQALQSIEKLIALNTHIAKQSLSASMSNAKKALEVKDIQQLLAHQAQAVQPIAEKIMAYSRHLYDLAHETQASFTETAEKEMQAGQHKINALVEDWTKNVPPGSDAAVIAMKQAIASASTVYEQSQKAVKHAVEIAQTNLSSTTDALMKAAQTANKTSNKAGSKK